Sequence from the Thunnus maccoyii chromosome 22, fThuMac1.1, whole genome shotgun sequence genome:
AgtgtgggggtgtggagttagaaagaagtgaggttaccagacccatgtagctgctcctcatctctgctggaggctagcagctccaggctacattagatTAACTACTAGGATAACACACCtgaaaggtataatatgtaacttttctgcattaaaatgtctaaaaatgactagacctatgttatatattttgttaagttgtgtatgtatgtaatcccaaatgtttccaacaatattCAAACCCAGACAAATCCGTAATTTTAATCAATGTaatggtctgtttcatttggtcacctgttaatgatgtaatttcccctttgtgcatgtgtcagCATTGTGGCTGTCCACAAGAAACCATCATAAATGGACTTTTTactcagttttaagccacattttaatgatacactttttagatcttggttgtttttaactatagcttttaaccggatgaaggattttaatcattggacgtctggatcttaagttatcagagaaacaagctgagcctATAGAGCCTATGGACACACAGGTTTTCCAGCAACATCATCAATGAAATGTTCATGCAGgcacatttttagtttttcatgaagtcaccttgtttttgttatgCGTCCTTTCTTATCTACACCActtacataattacataattctacataattacataattctCTCATGCAAAGTAATGTATTTTATGGTTTACCTCCGAAGTTCATCTGAATACAGTGCTGGTTCCCGTAGTTATTAGGCTCTCCTCTGCACCAGTATGAGAAGGCGAAAGGTGTGCCATCACTCCAGAACCAAACACCCTCCTAGAAGATCGAATGGAAGACAATTGatgcatataaataaagataatctAAATGTTAACACCACTCTAAATACCAAAAGGTTTGATATTCTTATTACAAGGTCTATTTACTTGATATCAAGTAACTtgaagtcaagaatgaactttcaagcTCATAAgacatcttttgttattatacatGACATACCCCTTGGCTGTCAGAGCCTCCAATCCATGTCTCAGGATACCCATGAGTTCTATCTGATATTATCCTCTTAATCTGGTTGTACTCCCGAGTTCCATGAATCGATGCAAGGTGTGCACCCTTGGACTGGCAGTTTTTCTACAGTGGAGataaacagacaacagagtAGAGATGTGAATAGGAAGGTGCTGCTAATCTTTCTTTAAACAATATCCTCAATatcactgaacacagaaacacaggactcTACTGGTGTTATAACAATATGATAGGTCTATGTTGTGACCACCAgcttcaattatttcaactctgttactgagaaatcatgttttgtctctCATTTTGGTGGACAGCTAAAGATAtgacaatacccatgagcctcagctgctgttgctatggagaagaagccagtcagaagTGAGAATCACTGCGTTAATAAATTTAAAACCCTTTGTTGTCGAAGTTGCAAACAAAAAGTGATGCCATAGTTGcagaattcactcaaaagtgatcCAGAAATAAAAAGAGCCGATTTACACTGCAGATTGTAGTTTTGTACCttggattttctttctttttttttttttaaatcaaagtacCAGATATTATCTAATGCAGCTGTTCATCTTGTCTACTGATGATTCAACTGGAAGAGTCTAATCTGTAGAAATGTTCCAACTGTTAGTCACCTAACATTGTCTATGGGGAGAATGAAGTGGGTGCGCCCAAAATACTTTGCAACTTGATAAAGCTGCccagaaaaaataataacatgagTAATAAGAGAACACTAAAGTTAGATGAGGAAGTTACCAAGTGTGCAAgtcaaagaaaatgttgaagtGTTCTTCAGTGAATACAAATCGTCTCGATTACCTCAGCTTGAGCCCAGGTCAAGGTTCGAGGAATGAAGAGGAAACAGCGGCCGTTGTACTCAGTCCAGTGGGAGGGACAAGATGTTGACCTCTTGACAATACGATGCTCCTCTGAACACAAATGGTGGAGAAAAGTGGGTCACATTGACTTTCCAGACAGCGTGATGCACTTAAACCCTTACATTCTGACAGTAGCTATCCTACAACATGTTTGAATAGTGATTTTAGAATTTTTGAATAAACACGGATCAAATTTAACCCAGAAAATCATCTATGTACAGAAATATGTATCAgctgcataaaaaatatttccaatTTTGTATATTCAGGGTCatgttaagaaaaacatttctggctaaaagaaagatgtttgtggtgtttttaatgctctcaaatgtaaacatgggtcaaatttgatcTGTAAGTGTTCATTCAGCTAATAttaatctgaataaataaatgtattcaccTTCTTGAATTATTGCCTCTGTCTCCttgtctttctctgcttcttgaAGAGCTGGACAGTTAAAGACATCAGTTAGaggttattattaatattattattattatttattgaggtctaaagacaaaaacacacaaattcagTCAGATACACACCAGCAGCTCCAGCCAGAGCCATCATGGAACAAACGAGTACAGACACAGTCAGCAACTTCATGGTGGAGATGATGCAGACCTTATATGATGCTTTCCTTCAATaagtatagagacagacatgttAGTGATATTTAAAGCAGATAAACTTTAGTGAATGATGAGAGACAACCAAATAGAAGAAAAGAGCgtgaagagagagaagcaaagcAAACCTGCTTTTGGAAAAAAGTATTTGTCCCCGCTCTGACCAACACCAACATGGCTTCTCAGTCACTCTTAGCATTCTTTTTATATCCAAATATCCTCCTCTTCTTTACATTCTTACATCCATATATGGTCTATCATTAGGACATCTGCCagttacatgctgatgttataTGACTTAACACAAAATAGTGACATTTTCTTTGACTGTCACTTACAACATACCCCGTGggaacattgttttttatgtttaaggTTAAAATTTCAGTATATCTGCTAGGTGCAGAAAACCACAGCTTCTCTTTTGGCCTGAGGTTGTCTAATGGTTGtctatgtatttgttgtttgtttgtgtttgtttagtcaCTCTTGACAGTTTAGATCTTGTCAGATATTGTACAAATTGTGCAAGTTCTGCACAAATGGTGTAagacatttgactgttttatttatcaccaattaaaactgaataatgaactagctaactgtatataaagtaataatactttaagtacatcaagctcataatacttatgtacttttactgtagtaggatttttcatgcaggacttgtacttgtaatggagtatttttatgttgctgtattggtaattttactcaagtaaaggaccTGAATACTTCCTCTAAGTTCTTTATCAGATGAAATGAGACAAGAATTAGATGATATGTGATCAGATGACCTCGGATGTCGCCATAAAGATGAAGCACACAGGTAACGTCAGCTGAGATAAGGAGGAAtgtcattaatatatatatgtgatcATTTATTTGATAAGTCTGCCTCTTCATCTGCACGCTTTAAAGTGGTAGCAtcactcaataaaaacaataatagagCATAATAAGAGCACACATtgtttcctctgacagcacAGTCATGAGATTTTCTCCAGCAAGACAGAAGAG
This genomic interval carries:
- the LOC121889994 gene encoding type-2 ice-structuring protein-like — protein: MALAGAAALQEAEKDKETEAIIQEEEHRIVKRSTSCPSHWTEYNGRCFLFIPRTLTWAQAEKNCQSKGAHLASIHGTREYNQIKRIISDRTHGYPETWIGGSDSQGEGVWFWSDGTPFAFSYWCRGEPNNYGNQHCIQMNFGGNNCWDDFQCRAYRPSVCAKKI